Proteins found in one Sorghum bicolor cultivar BTx623 chromosome 1, Sorghum_bicolor_NCBIv3, whole genome shotgun sequence genomic segment:
- the LOC8085666 gene encoding F-box/LRR-repeat protein 10 yields MPPPLPPDPIEPCAPAPAMDAALPAAVVATILSRLDVRSLLLAAAACRGLRACASHALAFLPSFHLLEVALTHELLRPLLPLNPSLRSLRLDCARLEDAAIACLARPGLHELLLLNCDNISGRLLCELGTTCRDLRVLSLNSLGARRGLVVNFSDLQELLNGCSQLESLRLALDFSTFDDPDFGRVWASASEKLSSLEIGYIPMTMLLELLAAVTEAQQYMDYVKAPVFFPSLQKLCLAVDFITDHLIGSISVALPSLTHLDLQDAPIVEPNSSSDLTNAGLQQINPHGKLKHISLMRSQEFLVTSFRRVNDLGILLMADRCSNLESVCLGGFSRVTDTGFRAIIHSCSGLHKLRVSHGSHLTDLVFHDIIATSLCLTHVSLRWCKLLTNVGIERLSCNKDLNVLDLRDCRSLGDEAVRALSCLPKLQTLTLDGTDISDQSLKYLGLGTCPLTSLSLRGCRKLTNDCITLLFAGPVKQSLQVLDLSRIPSITDDGIMLLARSRTPLIELRMRENPKIGDASVMALASMQLDGGTCGSSLQLLDLFDCGGITPLATRWFKKPYFPRLRWLGITGSLNRVMVDALSRSRPFLHMACRGEELGSMLWDTSSDWYRHNDDDLDELEQWLLEGEPVSDDDTIMEE; encoded by the exons ATGCCCCCGCCTCTCCCGCCAGATCCGATCGAGCCgtgcgcgccggcgccggcgatgGACGCGGCGCTACCCGCCGCAGTCGTCGCCACCATCCTCTCCCGCCTCGACGTCCGCTCCctgctcctcgccgccgccgcctgccgcGGCCTCCGCGCCTGCGCCTCCCACGCGCTCGCCTTCCTCCCCTCCTTCCACCTCCTC GAGGTAGCCCTGACGCACGAACTACTGCGCCCGTTGCTGCCGCTGAACCCGAGCCTGCGGAGCCTGCGCCTCGACTGCGCTCGCCTCGAGGATGCCGCCATCGCCTGCCTCGCACGCCCCGGCCTGCACGAGCTCCTCCTTCTCAACTGCGACAACATCAGCGGCCGCCTGCTCTGCGAGCTCGGCACCACCTGCAGAGATCTCAG GGTGCTTTCTCTCAACTCTCTTGGTGCACGTAGGGGACTGGTGGTAAATTTCTCTGATCTACAGGAATTGCTCAATGGATGTTCTCAGCTAGAG AGTCTGAGATTGGCACTTGATTTCTCAACTTTTGATGACCCTGACTTTGGTCGTGTATGGGCATCTGCTTCTGAAAAGCTATCATCTCTTGAGATCGGTTATATTCCTATGACAATGTTACTTGAACTTCTGGCAGCAGTTACAGAAGCACAACAATACATGGATTATGTTAAGGCACCAGTTTTCTTTCCTAGCCTTCAAAAGTTATGCCTGGCTGTGGATTTCATAACCGACCATCTCATTGGTTCCATATCAGTCGCACTTCCATCACTGACTCATCTGGACCTGCAAGATGCACCCATTGTGGAGCCTAATTCATCATCAGATCTCACCAATGCTGGTCTTCAGCAAATCAATCCACATGGTAAACTGAAGCATATTTCTCTCATGCGCAGCCAGGAATTCTTAGTAACATCCTTCCGTCGAGTGAATGATCTTGGAATCCTGTTGATGGCTGACAGGTGTTCAAATCTTGAGAGTGTATGCCTAGGTGGTTTCTCTCGTGTTACAGACACTGGTTTCAGGGCAATTATTCACTCTTGTTCTGGTCTTCACAAGCTTCGGGTGTCCCATGGAAGCCATTTAACTGATCTGGTTTTCCATGACATTATAGCCACTTCTCTTTGCCTAACACATGTGAGTCTAAGGTGGTGCAAACTCCTAACTAATGTTGGGATTGAGAGATTATCATGCAACAAGGATCTCAATGTACTGGATCTTAGGGATTGCCGCAGTTTGGGTGATGAAGCTGTTAGAGCTCTGAGTTGCCTTCCCAAGTTACAGACTTTGACGTTGGATGGCACTGATATTAGCGACCAATCATTGAAATATCTGGGACTTGGAACATGTCCTCTAACTTCCTTGTCTCTGAGGGGGTGCCGGAAGCTTACAAATGATTGTATCACTTTGTTATTTGCTGGCCCTGTGAAGCAGAGCCTGCAGGTGTTGGATCTCTCCAGAATTCCAAGTATCACAGATGATGGTATCATGTTGTTAGCAAGGAGCAGAACTCCTCTTATTGAGCTCCGAATGCGAGAAAATCCAAAAATCGGGGATGCCTCTGTGATGGCTCTTGCTTCCATGCAATTGGATGGTGGAACTTGTGGCAGCAGcttgcagctgctggatctTTTTGACTGTGGTGGGATTACACCCCTTGCAACTCGTTGGTTTAAGAAACCTTACTTCCCTAGATTGCGGTGGCTGGGAATTACAGGTAGCTTGAATAGGGTTATGGTGGATGCACTGTCTCGAAGCCGGCCTTTCTTACATATGGCTTGTCGTGGTGAAGAATTAGGGTCTATGCTCTGGGACACCTCCTCTGACTGGTATCGGCACAATGACGATGATCTTGATGAGCTCGAACAGTGGCTCTTGGAGGGTGAGCCGGTTTCAGATGATGACACCATCATGGAAGAATGA
- the LOC8085667 gene encoding glutathione S-transferase F11: MAAPVTVYGPVISPAVARVAACLLEKDVPFQIEPVDMSKGEHKSPSFLKLQPFGQVPAFKDHLTTVFESRAICRYICDQYADRGNQALFGKKEDGAVGRAAIEQWIESEGQSFNPPSLAIIFQLAFAPMMGRATDLAVVEQNEAKLAKVLDVYDQRLGESQYFAGDDFSLADLVHLPNADFLVNRTNKAGLITERKNLARWWDDVSARPAWKKLAFIPHLSHLGIRQDPAVIAENEDKLKQVLDVYDEILSKNEYLAGDEFTLADLSHLPNSHYIVNTERGRKLFTNKKNVAKWYDKLSKLETWKQVVKMQKEHPGAFE; the protein is encoded by the exons ATGGCGGCGCCGGTGACGGTGTACGGGCCGGTGATCTCACCGGCGGTGGCCCGCGTGGCGGCCTGCCTCCTGGAGAAGGACGTGCCGTTCCAGATCGAGCCGGTGGACATGTCCAAGGGCGAGCACAAGTCGCCGTCCTTCCTCAAGCTCCAGCCCTTCGGCCAGGTCCCTGCCTTCAAGGACCACCTCACAACCGTCTTTG AGTCAAGGGCTATTTGCCGTTACATATGTGATCAGTATGCGGACCGTGGTAACCAGGCGCTCTTTGGCAAGAAAGAAGATGGTGCGGTTGGCCGTGCTGCCATTGAACAATGGATAGAGTCTGAAGGCCAGAGCTTTAACCCACCGAGCCTGGCTATTATCTTCCAGCTTGCATTTGCACCAATGATGGGCCGGGCCACTGACCTGGCTGTGGTTGAGCAGAATGAAGCCAAACTCGCTAAGGTGCTTGATGTGTATGACCAACGGCTGGGGGAGAGCCAGTACTTTGCTGGTGATGAtttctccctggccgaccttGTGCACTTGCCCAATGCGGATTTCCTTGTGAACAGGACTAACAAGGCTGGCTTGATCACCGAAAGAAAGAATCTGGCTAGATGGTGGGATGATGTCTCGGCTCGTCCTGCATGGAAAAAG CTGGCATTTATTCCTCATCTCAGTCATCTGGGCATTCGTCAGGACCCTGCTGTTATTGCTGAAAATGAGGATAAACTGAAGCAGGTCCTTGATGTTTATGACGAAATACTCTCCAAGAATGAGTACCTGGCTGGTGATGAATTCACCTTGGCTGACCTTTCTCACCTTCCAAACTCGCACTACATCGTGAATACTGAAAGGGGAAGAAAGCTCTTCACTAACAAGAAGAATGTGGCAAAATGGTATGACAAACTCTCCAAGCTCGAGACATGGAAGCAGGTTGTCAAGATGCAGAAGGAACATCCTGGCGCATTTGAGTAA
- the LOC8085670 gene encoding uncharacterized protein LOC8085670: protein MSQASSSYGGRATVRRVMCPNCHVLANRFISSTVNNNNRVFHKCPYFAVAGCQYYQWEDEMDQVAAPAPLHAVPLQAVPPPAAISTAAPVALIQDGSQAAGHGGNAQDYSRVMQQLKWMEKMIFVCIFLALYAIFKK from the exons ATGTCTCAAGCATCTAGCAGCTATGGTGGTAGGGCTACGGTTAGGAGGGTGATGTGCCCCAACTGTCATGTTCTTGCCAATAGGTTCATCTCCAGCACCGTGAACAACAACAACAGGGTGTTTCACAAGTGCCCCTATTTTGCT GTTGCAGGCTGCCAATATTATCAATGGGAGGATGAGATGGATCAAGTTGCAGCACCTGCTCCATTGCATGCAGTGCCACTGCAGGCAGTGCCACCACCTGCTGCAATCAGCACTGCAGCTCCAGTTGCCCTCATCCAGGATGGTTCCCAGGCTGCTGGTCATGGAGGCAATGCACAAGACTACAGTAGGGTGATGCAGCAGCTTAAGTGGATGGAAAAGATGATCTTTGTGTGCATTTTCCTTGCTCTGTATGCTATTTTCAAGAAGTAG
- the LOC8057409 gene encoding glutathione S-transferase F8, chloroplastic, producing MAAGLQVFGQPASTDVARVLTCLFEKNLEFELIRTDTFKKSHKLPEFIKLRDPTGQVTFKHGDKTIVDSRAICRYLCTQFPDDGYKKLYGTGSLERASIEQWLQAEAQSFDAPSSELVFQLAFAPHLKDVRVDEARVAENEKKLHNMLSVYDDILSKNEYLAGDDFTLADLSHLPNSHYIVNSSDKGKKLFTARKHVARWYDKISSRDSWKQVIKMQREHPGAFE from the exons ATGGCGGCAGGTCTGCAGGTGTTCGGACAGCCGGCGTCCACCGACGTCGCGAGGGTGCTGACCTGCCTCTTCGAGAAGAACCTCGAGTTCGAGCTCATCCGCACCGACACCTTCAAGAAGTCGCACAAGCTCCCGGAGTTCATCAAGCTCAGG GATCCTACTGGACAGGTGACTTTCAAGCACGGTGACAAAACAATCGTTG ATTCCAGGGCGATTTGCCGGTACCTGTGCACGCAGTTCCCGGACGACGGGTACAAGAAGCTGTACGGGACGGGGTCGCTGGAGCGGGCGTCGATAGAGCAGTGGCTGCAGGCGGAGGCCCAGAGCTTCGACGCGCCGAGCTCGGAGCTGGTGTTCCAGCTGGCGTTCGCGCCGCACCTCAAGGACGTGCGGGTCGACGAGGCCCGCGTCGCGGAGAACGAGAAGAAGCTGCACAACATGCTGAGCGTCTACGACGACATCCTCTCCAAGAACGAGTACCTCGCCGGCGACGACTTCACCCTGGCCGACCTCTCCCACCTCCCCAACTCCCACTACATCGTCAACTCCTCCGACAAGGGGAAGAAGCTCTTCACCGCCAGGAAGCACGTCGCAAGGTGGTACGACAAGATCTCCAGCCGCGACTCGTGGAAGCAGGTCATCAAGATGCAGAGGGAGCACCCCGGCGCCTTCGAGTGA